The following are from one region of the Gossypium hirsutum isolate 1008001.06 chromosome D03, Gossypium_hirsutum_v2.1, whole genome shotgun sequence genome:
- the LOC107950801 gene encoding protein LURP-one-related 17: protein MRNMFIFLKSLSRSVHGDEEPQEQPELSKTDGGSNDDDLCTSLTVWRKSLLISCNGFTVIDSNGNLVYRVDNYMGGRTKELVLMDGKGNSILTMRRCKNLRLVDTWVIYGGEVGDHCTSEKPIFYVKKCINILHTNKSNVLAYVYRPPSDKRYAYRIEGSYSHRSCKVVNEKKRVVAEIKRKDATSGGICFGLDVFVLIIKAGFDPGFAMALVLLLDQMFS, encoded by the exons ATGAGAAACATGTTCATTTTCTTGAAATCCTTATCAAGATCAGTACATGGTGATGAAGAACCACAAGAACAGCCCGAGTTATCCAAAACCGACGGCGGCAGCAATGACGATGATCTTTGCACATCGCTAACGGTGTGGAGAAAATCATTGTTGATTAGCTGTAACGGATTCACTGTGATTGATTCTAATGGAAATCTAGTTTATCGAGTTGATAACTACATGGGAGGACGCACCAAGGAACTCGTTCTTATGGACGGTAAAGGGAATTCCATTCTCACAATGAGACGTTGTAAG AATCTAAGATTAGTCGATACATGGGTTATCTATGGAGGGGAAGTAGGTGATCATTGTACATCAGAGAAGCCAATTTTCTATGTGAAGAAGTGCATTAACATTTTGCACACCAACAAATCTAATGTGTTAGCATATGTATACCGTCCGCCGTCGGATAAACGTTATGCGTATAGGATCGAAGGATCGTATTCGCATAGATCGTGCAAAGTGGTTAATGAGAAAAAAAGAGTGGTGGCGGAGATCAAGAGAAAAGATGCAACAAGTGGAGGTATTTGTTTTGGATTAGATGTTTTTGTGTTGATTATAAAAGCAGGATTTGATCCTGGATTTGCAATGGCTCTGGTTCTTTTGTTGGATCAAATGTTCtcttaa